A window of the Synechococcus sp. LTW-R genome harbors these coding sequences:
- a CDS encoding DNA-directed RNA polymerase: protein MADLSHTLGVTIKEEVRVAWYTKQDAFIGERLRKSASMPGSTPKYRRKRTKQTAKRLASERKCKEFDEWNHMFTCRVGEYLLEVAYFAGIIETKNVRDRKKEKKIVKLTEGFHSMLLTYEKRAFETAYETHPLIDVPLDWEQSDQPGRYNRTGGYHLDHLRRGQPMCRGKGIHDSVFGAKSAGLQNTLQHTAWRIDSRVLEVAQELSKGHESIGKFLVNPYERPAKGTEDPLITENPERLKEWRSITAALHRAYGEENRKCVRTRKSLLMAEEYKHKTFYLSWWVDWRGRFYSQQSWLAPVGATDFEKSLLKFRDGCNVTQEAMDWIYAAIGSAYQGTRISKRDRILWTIDNKELIEKVGSKPLDTVEIWKKADEPWTFLQLCLEWYDVITTRKEKFWRVPLQVDSTASGLQILSGMRRDPVGMKNTNLLAPSTPDAPPEDAYMEVLRKAEALAIKKGQQYLIKYLKFRSVGKPVVMTAIYGAKEFRFKESIEDALLKAVEANDLREEELPTQAVLWELAELIHGATKQVFPAAFQALEWLRKLAKTAHEQGSQSLVWKTPTNDTIHLVKYNHHTEEVHTTYNGKIVIGDWNSKDVNKAKEVSSFIPAVVHSYDAALLKEAFTDWQHPLSVIHDCVLVLPKDMDRAMQRIREGFVSIVDGDPLARLADDLGVDAEALARLKQGDQPLDSVYESKYMFN from the coding sequence ATGGCTGATCTTTCCCACACGCTAGGCGTCACTATCAAGGAGGAAGTAAGGGTTGCCTGGTACACAAAACAGGATGCCTTCATCGGTGAGAGACTTAGGAAGAGTGCTTCTATGCCAGGTTCGACTCCTAAGTACAGGCGTAAGCGTACGAAGCAAACCGCCAAGCGACTTGCATCGGAGCGCAAGTGCAAGGAGTTCGATGAATGGAACCATATGTTCACGTGCAGAGTCGGAGAGTATCTGCTTGAGGTTGCTTACTTCGCTGGAATAATCGAAACAAAGAATGTGAGAGATAGAAAGAAGGAAAAGAAGATTGTCAAACTAACGGAGGGATTTCACTCAATGTTGCTTACTTATGAGAAACGTGCATTTGAAACTGCTTATGAAACGCACCCATTAATTGACGTTCCCCTTGATTGGGAACAGTCTGATCAGCCAGGTAGATACAACAGAACTGGCGGTTACCACTTAGATCACCTGCGCCGTGGACAGCCTATGTGTCGTGGCAAAGGCATTCACGACTCAGTGTTTGGCGCTAAGTCTGCAGGGTTGCAGAACACGCTACAGCACACTGCATGGAGGATTGATTCAAGGGTTCTAGAAGTTGCTCAGGAACTAAGTAAGGGACATGAATCAATCGGCAAGTTCCTGGTTAACCCATACGAGAGACCTGCAAAGGGTACTGAAGATCCTCTTATTACTGAAAATCCAGAACGACTAAAGGAATGGAGATCTATCACTGCAGCACTTCATAGAGCATACGGCGAAGAAAATCGGAAATGTGTACGTACCAGAAAGTCATTACTCATGGCGGAAGAGTACAAACACAAGACCTTCTATTTGTCGTGGTGGGTTGACTGGCGTGGACGCTTCTACTCTCAACAGTCTTGGTTAGCGCCTGTTGGTGCTACTGACTTTGAAAAGTCCCTACTTAAGTTCCGTGATGGCTGCAATGTCACTCAGGAAGCCATGGACTGGATCTATGCTGCGATTGGTTCTGCATACCAAGGCACCAGGATCTCAAAGAGAGATCGGATTCTTTGGACTATCGATAACAAAGAACTCATTGAGAAGGTAGGTAGTAAGCCACTGGATACTGTTGAGATATGGAAGAAAGCCGATGAGCCTTGGACGTTCTTGCAACTGTGCTTGGAATGGTATGACGTAATCACCACCAGGAAAGAAAAGTTCTGGCGTGTTCCACTGCAGGTTGATTCGACTGCTAGTGGATTGCAAATACTCTCTGGGATGAGACGAGATCCTGTAGGGATGAAGAACACCAATCTTCTGGCTCCATCAACTCCTGACGCTCCACCAGAAGATGCATACATGGAGGTTCTTAGGAAAGCGGAAGCTCTTGCTATCAAGAAAGGTCAGCAGTACCTCATCAAGTACCTCAAGTTCAGATCAGTTGGTAAGCCAGTTGTGATGACTGCAATCTATGGAGCAAAGGAGTTTCGCTTCAAGGAAAGTATTGAAGACGCACTACTGAAAGCAGTGGAAGCAAATGATCTCCGTGAGGAAGAGTTGCCGACACAAGCTGTGTTGTGGGAACTTGCCGAACTTATCCACGGTGCTACCAAACAGGTATTCCCAGCAGCATTTCAAGCGTTGGAATGGCTACGAAAACTGGCTAAGACTGCACATGAACAAGGCTCACAATCACTTGTTTGGAAGACACCAACGAATGACACTATCCATTTGGTGAAGTACAACCACCATACGGAGGAAGTGCACACGACTTACAACGGAAAGATTGTCATTGGTGACTGGAATTCCAAGGATGTGAATAAGGCAAAGGAGGTTTCTTCATTCATACCTGCGGTCGTTCATAGTTATGACGCTGCACTACTGAAGGAGGCCTTCACGGATTGGCAGCATCCACTGAGCGTCATTCACGACTGCGTTCTTGTCCTACCCAAAGACATGGATAGAGCAATGCAGAGAATCCGAGAGGGTTTTGTTTCTATCGTTGATGGTGATCCACTAGCAAGACTTGCAGATGATCTAGGAGTAGATGCAGAGGCTCTCGCTCGCTTGAAGCAAGGTGATCAACCACTTGATTCAGTCTACGAGTCCAAATACATGTTTAACTAG
- a CDS encoding site-specific integrase: MPAAALRKTPNVLDRKDIPTDPYSYVYRRGDKGGRWHLYFYDRFAGSRHRFALKDQNGVAPEPISETQEQAWMLGLAMYMELKAKADRGEAIRSLGFGNMCKEFLSKEKKKISSIPHQGISPARYRLLETQLRWVRDYVGDDKKVIHKFRRTAFLNYETWRKERALEFKKKVPVQTTILQEMSTLKRAFEEVGVSQGYISRDSVPQIPSIKLPKDKKHRRDDLTEREWLELERASRLYWINGLERKLDSDGEPLKKGSSYVTKKKVTDKGARGANQLIHRKLLYYAMRIMMDTGIRPGSLWKVQWKHISENTSIPKGERKTWIIIEVPPENTKTGRYYRISAPIAAHLEQIREVTKHSKKDDYIFCNQRDGRMFSERIKRDGFCEALVEARLADWSENDSNSCRKVDMKSGKNITWYSFRHTHITMRLKAGTPLPVLAANTDTSMQYIEDHYFHYRADEATEILGKGRKSLKKADEHLKWTT, translated from the coding sequence ATGCCTGCCGCAGCACTGCGGAAAACGCCGAACGTCCTTGACAGGAAGGACATTCCTACAGATCCCTATTCCTACGTCTATCGGCGTGGAGACAAGGGTGGAAGGTGGCATCTGTATTTCTACGATCGTTTTGCCGGTTCAAGGCATAGGTTTGCGCTTAAGGATCAGAACGGCGTAGCACCAGAGCCAATTAGTGAAACCCAAGAGCAAGCCTGGATGCTTGGGTTAGCTATGTACATGGAACTAAAGGCTAAGGCTGATAGGGGTGAAGCAATACGCTCACTTGGATTCGGAAATATGTGCAAAGAGTTCCTATCCAAAGAAAAGAAAAAGATAAGTTCTATTCCACACCAAGGCATCTCTCCCGCCAGGTATCGCCTACTTGAAACTCAATTGCGCTGGGTGCGAGATTATGTCGGCGATGACAAAAAAGTCATCCATAAGTTCAGACGCACTGCATTCTTGAACTACGAGACGTGGAGGAAAGAAAGAGCACTGGAGTTCAAGAAAAAGGTTCCAGTACAAACAACCATTCTCCAAGAGATGTCGACCCTCAAGCGCGCCTTTGAGGAAGTAGGCGTGTCTCAAGGCTATATATCTAGGGATAGCGTCCCACAGATACCAAGCATCAAACTGCCGAAGGACAAGAAGCACCGCAGAGATGACCTTACAGAACGTGAGTGGCTAGAACTAGAGCGAGCCTCACGCCTCTACTGGATCAACGGGCTAGAGAGGAAGTTAGACAGTGATGGTGAGCCTTTAAAGAAAGGATCCTCCTATGTCACAAAGAAAAAAGTGACTGACAAAGGTGCACGCGGAGCGAACCAACTTATCCACCGGAAACTTCTTTACTACGCAATGAGGATCATGATGGATACGGGTATAAGACCCGGTTCATTATGGAAGGTGCAGTGGAAACACATATCAGAAAACACTTCCATACCGAAGGGAGAACGTAAGACGTGGATCATCATCGAAGTACCACCTGAGAACACAAAGACTGGCAGGTACTACAGAATCTCGGCACCTATTGCTGCTCATCTAGAGCAGATTCGAGAAGTCACCAAGCACAGCAAAAAAGACGATTACATCTTTTGCAATCAACGTGATGGAAGAATGTTTAGTGAACGGATCAAAAGAGATGGTTTCTGTGAAGCACTCGTCGAAGCACGACTTGCCGACTGGAGCGAAAACGATTCAAACAGCTGCCGCAAGGTAGACATGAAGTCTGGAAAGAACATCACGTGGTATTCGTTCCGCCATACTCACATCACGATGCGCTTAAAGGCAGGAACACCTCTACCTGTACTCGCCGCAAATACAGACACGAGCATGCAGTACATCGAAGATCATTACTTCCATTACCGTGCTGATGAGGCAACTGAGATTCTCGGAAAGGGAAGGAAGTCACTAAAGAAAGCAGATGAGCACCTTAAATGGACAACGTAA
- a CDS encoding DUF1651 domain-containing protein, whose protein sequence is MGAEGFIQDPATKQAKRFHRDEKSWSQDPMVFVDTGVPIPGEPPLLKTRVHLHRDVAVTLWNDLLKVGWKPVEALWGADQEV, encoded by the coding sequence ATGGGTGCTGAGGGTTTTATTCAGGATCCAGCTACCAAGCAGGCCAAGCGCTTCCACCGCGATGAGAAGAGCTGGTCACAAGACCCCATGGTCTTTGTGGACACAGGCGTTCCGATTCCGGGCGAGCCTCCACTCCTGAAGACCCGTGTGCATCTTCATAGGGACGTTGCGGTCACTCTCTGGAACGATCTACTCAAGGTCGGCTGGAAGCCCGTAGAGGCGCTTTGGGGAGCCGATCAGGAGGTGTAG